The Miscanthus floridulus cultivar M001 chromosome 17, ASM1932011v1, whole genome shotgun sequence genome has a window encoding:
- the LOC136518343 gene encoding auxin-responsive protein IAA16-like yields the protein MAWNGRFGDDDEGSGLELSLGLPGYFSGSPTQAAGFEEKASGGLAAAARAKGSNGFKARPAAAAPVVGWPPVRAFRRNLASSSSSQPSREPSSQRGKEPASAGGKAVEPGNKGLFVKINMDGVPIGRKLDLGAHAGYDTLSAAVDHLFRGLLAAQTSGSGGERQAVAGILNGGGEYMLVYEDDEGDQMLVGDVPWPMFIASARRLRVLRSSDLNPSSLRAASRKRAAAEC from the exons ATGGCTTGGAATGGCCGCTTCGGCGATGACGATGAGGGCAGCGGCCTTGAGCTCAGCCTGGGCCTCCCGGGCTACTTCTCCGGATCGCCAACCCAAGCTGCAG GTTTCGAGGAGAAAGCAAGCGGCGGCCTTGCTGCTGCTGCGCGAGCGAAGGGAAGCAATGGCTTCAAGGCCAG GCCGGCGGCGGCTGCTCCGGTCGTGGGATGGCCGCCGGTGCGCGCATTCCGGCGGAACCtcgcctcgtcgtcgtcctcccagCCGTCCCGCGAGCCATCAAGCCAGAGAGGCAAGGAGCCCGCAAGCGCCGGCGGCAAGGCCGTGGAGCCCGGGAACAAGGGCCTGTTCGTCAAGATCAACATGGACGGCGTCCCCATCGGCCGGAAGCTCGACCTGGGCGCGCACGCCGGCTACGACACGCTCTCCGCCGCCGTCGACCACCTCTTCCGCGGCCTCCTCGCCG CTCAAACGTCGGGATCAGGCGGGGAGCGGCAGGCGGTCGCGGGGATCCTGAACGGCGGCGGCGAGTACATGCTGGTGTACGAGGACGACGAGGGCGACCAGATGCTGGTCGGGGACGTGCCGTGGCC GATGTTCATCGCCTCCGCCAGGCGCCTGCGCGTGCTGAGGAGCTCCGATCTCAACCCGTCGTCG CTGAGGGCAGCGAGCAGGAAGAGAGCTGCAGCTGAGTGCTGA